A window of the Oryzias melastigma strain HK-1 linkage group LG11, ASM292280v2, whole genome shotgun sequence genome harbors these coding sequences:
- the dnal1 gene encoding dynein light chain 1, axonemal isoform X1 has translation MARATTVKHALAKWEMDSKQKASEATEIKLFGQVPPIEKLDDSLSTLINCEKLSLSTNRIEKITNLSGLKNLKILSLGRNNIKTLVGLEPLQDTLEELWISYNLIEKLKGINYFKKLKVLYMSNNLVNDWDEFMRLADLPLLADLAFVGNPLQEKCAPQSKWIQEVSKRLPDLKKVDGAHIVKNED, from the exons ATG gCTAGAGCCACCACAGTAAAACACGCTCTGGCCAAATGG GAAATGGACTCAAAACAGAAGGCAAGTGAAGCTACAGAGATCAAACTGTTTGGTCAAGTTCCGCCCATTGAAAAGTTGGACGATTCTCTCTCAACTCTCATCAATTGCGA GAAGCTGTCTTTATCAACAAATAGGATCGAGAAAATAACCAATCTCAGCGGTCTCA AGAATCTGAAGATTTTGTCATTAGGCAGAAATAACATCAAGACACTTGTTGGGCTG gagCCACTTCAGGACACTTTAGAGGAGCTGTGGATTTCCTACAATTTGATAGAAAAGCTTAAAGGAATCAACTATTTTAAGAAGCTGAAGGTCCTCTACATGTCCAACAATTTGGTGAATGATTGGG acgAATTCATGAGACTAGCTGATCTCCCGTTGCTGGCAGACCTGGCTTTTGTGGGAAATCCTCTCCAGGAGAAGTGTGCGCCGCAGTCCAAATGGATACAGGAAGTCTCTAAAAGGCTTCCTGATCTAAAGAAAGTGGATG
- the dnal1 gene encoding dynein light chain 1, axonemal isoform X2, protein MDSKQKASEATEIKLFGQVPPIEKLDDSLSTLINCEKLSLSTNRIEKITNLSGLKNLKILSLGRNNIKTLVGLEPLQDTLEELWISYNLIEKLKGINYFKKLKVLYMSNNLVNDWDEFMRLADLPLLADLAFVGNPLQEKCAPQSKWIQEVSKRLPDLKKVDGAHIVKNED, encoded by the exons ATGGACTCAAAACAGAAGGCAAGTGAAGCTACAGAGATCAAACTGTTTGGTCAAGTTCCGCCCATTGAAAAGTTGGACGATTCTCTCTCAACTCTCATCAATTGCGA GAAGCTGTCTTTATCAACAAATAGGATCGAGAAAATAACCAATCTCAGCGGTCTCA AGAATCTGAAGATTTTGTCATTAGGCAGAAATAACATCAAGACACTTGTTGGGCTG gagCCACTTCAGGACACTTTAGAGGAGCTGTGGATTTCCTACAATTTGATAGAAAAGCTTAAAGGAATCAACTATTTTAAGAAGCTGAAGGTCCTCTACATGTCCAACAATTTGGTGAATGATTGGG acgAATTCATGAGACTAGCTGATCTCCCGTTGCTGGCAGACCTGGCTTTTGTGGGAAATCCTCTCCAGGAGAAGTGTGCGCCGCAGTCCAAATGGATACAGGAAGTCTCTAAAAGGCTTCCTGATCTAAAGAAAGTGGATG